Proteins from one Listeria weihenstephanensis genomic window:
- the trxA gene encoding thioredoxin: protein MAIEEITDAVFEQETNEGLVLTDFWATWCGPCRMVAPVLEEIAAEQGDKLKIVKMDVDQNQETPGKFGVMSIPTLLIKKDGEVVDTIIGYRPKEELDEVLAKYL from the coding sequence ATGGCTATTGAAGAAATTACAGATGCAGTCTTTGAACAAGAGACAAACGAAGGTCTTGTGCTTACAGATTTCTGGGCAACATGGTGTGGTCCTTGCCGCATGGTTGCGCCGGTTTTAGAAGAAATTGCCGCTGAACAAGGCGATAAATTGAAAATCGTAAAAATGGACGTCGATCAAAACCAAGAAACACCAGGTAAATTCGGTGTGATGAGTATTCCTACATTGCTAATCAAAAAAGATGGCGAAGTAGTAGATACGATTATCGGTTACCGTCCAAAAGAAGAACTAGATGAAGTTCTAGCAAAATACCTTTAA
- the uvrC gene encoding excinuclease ABC subunit UvrC, with the protein MTTEHIRNKLAFLPDQPGCYLMKDQQGTIIYVGKAKILKNRVRSYFTGSHDGKTQRLVQEIRDFEYIVTSSNVEALLLEINLIKKHDPRYNIMLKDDKTYPFIKITNERYPRLIITRKVKRDKGKYFGPYPNVYAANETKKILDRLYPLRKCTTMPNKVCLYYHLGQCLAPCVLKVEPETYKTMTDEIVQFLNGGYKDVKNDLQAKMEVAAESMEFEKAAEFRDQITAIETTMEKQKMTMNDFVDRDVFGYAIDKGWMCVQVFFIRQGKLIERDVSQFPFYSDAEDDFLTFIGQFYQKANHIPPQEIFLPDDVDEEAIQALLPDTKILVPKRGNKKDLVKLAYKNAKIALNEKFLLLERNEERTVGATERLGEAMGIPTPNRIEAFDNSNTFGTDPVSAMITFLDGRPSKNDYRKYKVKTVVGPDDYATMREVIRRRYWRVLKEGLPLPDLILIDGGKGQIDSAKDVLVNELGLDIPVAGLAKDSKHKTSQLLFGDPLAVVQLHRNSQEFYLLQRIQDEVHRFAITFHRQLRSKTGFQSLLDGIPGVGPGRKKAILKHFGSMKKLKAASVAEIQEAGVPIAVAEAVHEKFAKMNEEKPK; encoded by the coding sequence ATGACGACAGAACATATCCGTAATAAACTCGCATTTTTGCCTGATCAGCCTGGTTGTTACTTGATGAAAGATCAGCAGGGAACGATTATTTATGTCGGTAAGGCGAAAATTTTGAAAAATCGTGTGCGTTCTTATTTTACGGGCTCGCATGATGGGAAAACCCAGCGATTAGTGCAAGAAATTCGTGATTTTGAATATATCGTGACATCCTCGAACGTGGAGGCGTTGTTACTCGAAATAAACTTGATTAAAAAGCATGATCCGCGCTATAATATCATGCTAAAAGATGATAAAACCTATCCATTTATCAAAATTACAAACGAGCGCTATCCGAGATTGATTATTACGCGCAAAGTAAAGCGTGATAAAGGGAAGTATTTTGGTCCTTATCCGAATGTCTATGCAGCCAATGAAACGAAGAAAATTCTTGATCGGCTGTATCCGCTTCGTAAATGTACAACAATGCCAAACAAAGTATGCCTATATTATCATTTGGGACAATGTCTTGCGCCGTGTGTGCTCAAAGTAGAGCCCGAAACGTATAAAACGATGACAGATGAAATTGTTCAGTTCTTAAATGGTGGATACAAGGATGTTAAAAATGATTTGCAAGCGAAAATGGAAGTTGCGGCAGAATCCATGGAATTCGAAAAAGCAGCAGAATTTCGTGATCAAATCACAGCGATTGAAACAACGATGGAAAAACAGAAAATGACAATGAATGATTTCGTAGATCGCGATGTGTTTGGTTATGCAATTGATAAAGGCTGGATGTGCGTGCAAGTTTTCTTCATTCGTCAAGGCAAATTGATTGAACGCGATGTTTCACAATTTCCGTTTTATAGCGACGCAGAAGATGATTTCCTCACATTTATCGGTCAATTTTATCAAAAAGCCAATCATATTCCGCCTCAAGAAATTTTTCTGCCTGATGATGTGGATGAAGAGGCGATTCAAGCGTTATTGCCCGATACGAAAATCCTCGTACCGAAGCGTGGGAACAAGAAAGATCTTGTCAAACTAGCTTATAAAAACGCTAAAATTGCGCTGAACGAAAAATTTTTGCTACTAGAACGAAACGAAGAGCGAACGGTCGGCGCTACCGAACGACTTGGCGAAGCGATGGGAATTCCAACGCCGAACCGCATCGAAGCTTTTGATAACTCGAATACGTTTGGAACGGACCCAGTTTCTGCGATGATTACGTTCCTTGATGGGCGTCCAAGCAAAAATGATTACCGAAAATATAAAGTCAAAACCGTTGTTGGGCCGGATGATTACGCCACGATGCGAGAAGTTATTCGCCGTCGTTACTGGCGCGTTCTCAAAGAAGGGCTACCACTACCAGATTTAATTTTGATCGATGGTGGGAAAGGACAGATCGACAGTGCAAAAGACGTCCTTGTGAATGAGCTCGGACTTGATATACCCGTTGCAGGTCTCGCAAAAGATAGCAAACATAAAACGAGTCAACTTCTATTTGGCGATCCGCTGGCTGTAGTCCAACTTCACCGCAACAGCCAAGAATTCTATCTTTTACAGCGAATTCAAGATGAAGTCCATCGTTTCGCCATCACATTTCATCGCCAACTACGAAGCAAAACAGGATTCCAGTCGTTACTCGACGGTATTCCAGGCGTCGGCCCAGGTCGCAAAAAAGCCATTTTGAAACATTTCGGCTCGATGAAAAAATTAAAAGCAGCATCCGTTGCAGAAATACAAGAAGCTGGCGTACCAATCGCTGTTGCTGAAGCTGTACATGAAAAATTTGCAAAAATGAACGAAGAGAAACCGAAATAG
- a CDS encoding aspartate kinase, whose translation MGRVVLKFGGTSVGTIEKIKKTAEQAIRESKKGNQVIVVVSAMGKSTDRLVDMALEISEQPSKREMDMLLSTGEQVTISLLSMALHEQNYEAVSFTGWQAGITTEPIASNARILDIDTETISDALVKGKIVIVAGFQGVSADGEITTLGRGGSDTTAVALAAALEADKCSICTDVVGVFTTDPRYIKKARKLEQVTYDEMLELANLGAGVLHPRAVEYAKNYRIPLEVRASHETETGTMIEEEMSLESTKVVRGIAFEDKITRVTIHWDKKENMRVSKVFTTLADHNIDVDIIIQGITGLGHGNLSFTIKSKALLETLAVLEEYKDAVQYAKLESEQNLAKVSIVGSGMVSNPGVAAHMFEALTDNDIAIKMISTSEIKVSTVVDEKKMIKAAQVLHDTFELED comes from the coding sequence TTGGGAAGAGTAGTTTTAAAATTCGGCGGAACATCCGTTGGGACAATCGAAAAAATCAAGAAAACCGCAGAACAAGCCATTCGCGAATCTAAAAAAGGAAATCAAGTGATCGTTGTCGTTTCAGCGATGGGGAAATCGACCGATAGATTGGTGGATATGGCGTTAGAAATCAGTGAACAGCCGAGCAAACGGGAAATGGATATGCTACTGTCGACAGGTGAACAAGTGACGATTTCCTTGTTATCGATGGCACTTCATGAACAGAATTATGAAGCAGTATCTTTCACTGGTTGGCAAGCTGGCATCACAACGGAACCGATTGCAAGCAACGCCCGAATTTTAGATATCGATACAGAAACGATTTCAGACGCACTAGTAAAAGGTAAAATAGTCATTGTCGCTGGATTCCAAGGAGTTAGCGCAGACGGCGAAATCACGACACTTGGAAGAGGTGGCTCCGATACAACAGCCGTAGCACTTGCCGCCGCATTAGAAGCTGATAAATGTAGTATCTGCACCGATGTTGTGGGCGTTTTTACCACGGATCCACGTTACATTAAAAAAGCGCGGAAACTAGAGCAAGTAACGTATGATGAAATGTTGGAGCTCGCTAATTTAGGCGCAGGCGTTTTGCACCCGAGAGCTGTGGAGTACGCTAAAAATTACCGCATTCCACTTGAAGTTCGAGCGAGTCATGAAACCGAAACCGGAACGATGATTGAGGAGGAAATGAGTTTGGAAAGTACGAAAGTTGTGCGAGGAATCGCTTTTGAAGATAAAATTACCCGTGTCACGATTCATTGGGATAAAAAAGAAAATATGCGCGTATCGAAAGTTTTTACAACGCTTGCCGATCACAATATCGATGTGGATATTATTATTCAGGGTATTACAGGACTTGGCCACGGTAATCTTTCGTTTACAATCAAGTCAAAAGCGTTACTCGAAACGTTGGCCGTTCTAGAAGAGTATAAAGATGCCGTGCAATACGCAAAACTAGAATCCGAGCAGAACTTGGCAAAAGTATCAATCGTCGGCTCAGGCATGGTCTCGAACCCAGGAGTAGCGGCGCATATGTTTGAAGCGCTGACGGATAATGATATTGCGATTAAAATGATCAGTACGTCCGAAATCAAAGTATCGACAGTTGTAGATGAGAAGAAGATGATCAAAGCTGCGCAAGTGTTACACGATACGTTTGAGTTGGAAGATTGA
- a CDS encoding metallophosphoesterase codes for MKLLVVSDSHHERDCLIHLKEKYEGQVDAMIHCGDSELEKDDPAIQGFHTVRGNCDFGSDYPNDWVGEVDGYRIFTTHGHLYNIKMTLMNLRYRARELNADFVFFGHSHELGVDMLDNTIILNPGSISLPRGRVQDKTYALIEANDNGVTIRFMTIDDIELTELTQTFPLVKNN; via the coding sequence TTGAAATTACTAGTAGTCAGTGACAGTCATCACGAACGCGACTGTCTCATCCATTTAAAAGAGAAATATGAAGGTCAAGTTGACGCTATGATTCACTGTGGGGATTCAGAACTTGAGAAAGACGATCCAGCCATTCAAGGTTTCCATACCGTTCGAGGGAATTGTGATTTTGGTTCCGATTATCCGAATGATTGGGTTGGCGAAGTAGATGGTTATCGTATTTTCACGACACACGGCCATTTATACAATATTAAGATGACACTTATGAACTTGCGTTATCGTGCTCGCGAGTTAAATGCTGATTTTGTTTTCTTTGGACATTCGCATGAGCTCGGCGTAGATATGCTTGATAACACGATTATTTTAAACCCAGGAAGCATTTCCCTTCCAAGAGGTCGCGTGCAAGATAAGACGTATGCACTTATTGAAGCCAATGATAACGGCGTAACAATTCGCTTTATGACGATTGATGATATCGAACTAACCGAGTTAACGCAAACATTCCCGCTTGTGAAGAACAATTAA
- a CDS encoding XTP/dITP diphosphatase yields the protein MKKLVIATNNIGKAKEFEKLFGAHGIEILTLADFPEIGEIEETGTTFAENAALKAETVSKQIGQVVIGDDSGLIVDALDGAPGVYSARYAGNQHNDADNNKKLLQELSSVPNDARQAKFHCTLAIAIPGQTTQFFTGECEGSILTAPQGENGFGYDPLFYVAEFDKSMAEIAPEQKNKISHRAKALEKVSKNIDQLLEKIV from the coding sequence ATGAAAAAATTAGTCATCGCAACAAATAATATTGGTAAAGCGAAAGAATTTGAAAAGCTATTCGGCGCACACGGCATTGAAATTTTGACGCTTGCTGATTTTCCTGAAATAGGTGAAATTGAAGAAACTGGTACCACATTTGCCGAGAATGCGGCGTTAAAAGCAGAGACTGTTTCAAAACAAATTGGTCAAGTCGTGATTGGTGATGACTCTGGCTTAATTGTCGATGCACTAGACGGCGCGCCTGGCGTCTATTCTGCCCGTTATGCAGGAAACCAGCATAATGATGCCGATAATAATAAAAAGCTGTTACAAGAGCTCTCTAGCGTTCCAAATGACGCCCGCCAAGCGAAGTTCCACTGCACGTTAGCCATCGCGATTCCTGGTCAAACAACACAATTTTTCACCGGTGAGTGTGAGGGTTCCATTTTGACAGCGCCACAAGGAGAAAATGGCTTCGGTTATGATCCTCTCTTCTACGTTGCGGAATTCGACAAATCGATGGCCGAAATAGCACCTGAGCAAAAAAATAAAATCAGTCATCGCGCAAAAGCTCTAGAAAAAGTTTCAAAAAATATAGACCAATTGCTTGAAAAGATTGTATAA
- the rph gene encoding ribonuclease PH: MRFDERERDELRQVEMIPGYIKHPEGSILITVGDTKVICSASVEDRVPPFMRGEGRGWVSAEYAMLPRATERRNIRESSKGKVTGRTMEIQRLIGRSLRAVVDLESLGERTIWLDCDVIQADGGTRTASITGAFVAMVIAIAKLHAVTPFETFPVKDFLAATSVGLLEDGATVLDLNYVEDSAAAVDMNLVMTGAGRFVELQGTGEEATFSEEELAELLTLGKKGIQELIALQKEILGIDATLIEGAAQ; this comes from the coding sequence ATGAGATTTGATGAAAGAGAACGAGATGAACTGCGTCAAGTAGAAATGATTCCAGGATACATTAAACATCCGGAAGGCTCGATATTAATCACAGTTGGCGATACGAAAGTCATCTGTTCTGCATCTGTGGAAGACCGCGTACCGCCGTTTATGCGCGGAGAAGGACGTGGCTGGGTATCCGCTGAATATGCGATGTTACCACGAGCAACGGAGCGTCGCAATATTCGTGAATCTTCTAAAGGAAAAGTGACTGGCAGAACCATGGAGATCCAACGCCTTATCGGTCGTTCTTTGCGTGCCGTTGTCGATCTGGAATCGCTTGGTGAACGTACGATTTGGTTGGATTGCGATGTGATTCAAGCGGATGGCGGCACTAGAACCGCCTCCATTACCGGCGCATTCGTAGCCATGGTGATCGCGATTGCAAAACTACATGCCGTTACCCCTTTCGAAACATTCCCAGTCAAGGATTTTCTCGCTGCGACAAGCGTTGGTTTACTAGAAGATGGCGCGACCGTTCTTGATTTAAACTACGTGGAGGATAGTGCTGCTGCCGTGGATATGAACCTTGTCATGACAGGCGCTGGACGTTTTGTAGAACTACAAGGAACTGGCGAAGAAGCCACTTTCTCAGAAGAAGAACTGGCCGAACTTTTAACATTAGGTAAAAAAGGAATTCAAGAATTGATCGCATTACAAAAAGAGATACTCGGTATTGACGCCACACTGATTGAAGGTGCCGCTCAATGA
- the racE gene encoding glutamate racemase, with translation MKRAIGFIDSGVGGLTVVKEVLKQLPHEQIYYLGDTARCPYGPRDSSEVNQFTWEMTNFLVDRNIKMLVIACNTATAAALTDIRATLDIPVIGVIQPGSRAALKATQNNRIGVLGTIGTVQSMAYPRALKGLNRRVEVDSLACPKFVSVVESGEYKSAIAKKIVAESLLPLKSTKIDTIILGCTHYPLLKTLIENFMGEHVAVINSGEETASEVSALLDYHDLLDKDDTDVAHRFFTTGSVSIFQDIAQDWLNIPEMLVEHIKLGNEKGVH, from the coding sequence GTGAAAAGAGCAATTGGTTTTATTGATTCGGGCGTTGGCGGCTTGACTGTTGTAAAAGAAGTTTTAAAGCAACTGCCCCATGAGCAAATATATTATCTTGGTGACACCGCACGTTGCCCGTATGGCCCACGTGATAGTAGTGAAGTGAATCAGTTTACTTGGGAGATGACAAATTTCCTCGTAGATCGCAATATAAAAATGCTAGTTATCGCTTGTAATACTGCAACCGCGGCGGCGTTAACCGACATTCGTGCTACATTAGATATTCCCGTTATCGGCGTTATTCAACCCGGTTCTAGAGCGGCATTAAAAGCAACTCAAAATAATCGTATTGGCGTTTTAGGTACGATTGGCACGGTCCAAAGCATGGCCTATCCTCGCGCTTTAAAAGGACTAAATCGACGCGTTGAAGTGGATTCCTTGGCATGTCCAAAGTTTGTGTCTGTTGTTGAAAGTGGTGAATATAAAAGCGCGATTGCTAAAAAGATCGTCGCTGAGTCCCTGCTTCCTTTAAAAAGTACCAAAATTGATACTATCATCCTTGGCTGCACGCATTATCCCCTACTGAAAACATTAATTGAGAATTTTATGGGCGAACATGTTGCCGTCATTAATTCTGGTGAAGAAACCGCCAGTGAAGTCAGCGCTTTGCTTGATTATCATGATCTTTTAGACAAAGATGACACCGATGTCGCGCACCGCTTTTTCACGACTGGTTCCGTATCCATTTTTCAAGATATCGCACAAGATTGGCTGAATATACCAGAAATGCTAGTAGAACATATAAAATTAGGAAATGAAAAGGGCGTGCATTAA
- a CDS encoding YslB family protein, which translates to MAENEEVMMIPIFGYELIRDTLIPNVLGEETPHILYWAGKELARKYPLETMDELADFFEKASFGDLEVSSEKKDEMIISLSGELVALRLNNDANATFKLEAGFIAEQIQHQKRLYTESYEEVDKRKKVVKIIVKWDRKETVSDDEIVH; encoded by the coding sequence ATGGCAGAAAATGAAGAAGTTATGATGATACCGATTTTTGGTTACGAGTTAATTCGCGATACGCTGATACCAAACGTGCTAGGTGAAGAGACGCCACACATTTTATATTGGGCAGGCAAAGAACTCGCGCGAAAATATCCACTAGAAACGATGGATGAACTGGCGGACTTTTTTGAAAAAGCATCGTTCGGTGATCTAGAAGTAAGCAGTGAGAAAAAAGATGAAATGATCATCTCGCTCAGCGGTGAGCTCGTGGCATTGCGTTTAAACAATGATGCGAACGCGACATTCAAGCTAGAAGCGGGTTTTATCGCAGAACAAATACAACACCAAAAAAGACTGTACACAGAAAGTTACGAGGAAGTAGACAAACGCAAAAAAGTAGTTAAAATCATCGTAAAATGGGATCGTAAAGAAACTGTCTCCGATGACGAAATCGTGCATTAA
- the ybaK gene encoding Cys-tRNA(Pro) deacylase, which yields MKKITKTNVGRILDQKKIAYELYQIPFQDKHMDAVTVAEDLNLPPDKIYKTLVTKGDKTGIVVACIPGNQELDLKLLAKVSGNKKIEMLPMKELENTTGYIRGGCSPIGMKKQFPTFIANEAKSQTSILISAGKRGFQVGIDPVELAQVVRGQFAIISK from the coding sequence ATGAAGAAAATAACGAAAACAAACGTGGGTAGGATTTTAGATCAGAAAAAAATAGCCTATGAACTCTATCAAATTCCGTTTCAAGACAAGCATATGGACGCTGTCACCGTGGCAGAAGATTTAAATTTACCACCTGACAAAATCTATAAAACGTTAGTAACAAAAGGTGACAAAACCGGTATTGTCGTCGCGTGCATTCCAGGAAATCAAGAGTTAGATCTAAAATTGCTTGCTAAAGTGAGTGGGAATAAGAAAATCGAAATGCTGCCAATGAAAGAATTGGAGAATACGACAGGTTACATACGAGGTGGTTGTTCGCCGATTGGCATGAAAAAACAATTCCCAACATTTATTGCGAACGAAGCGAAGTCGCAAACAAGCATTTTAATCTCAGCTGGGAAAAGAGGCTTTCAAGTTGGAATAGACCCAGTAGAATTAGCGCAAGTCGTGCGAGGTCAGTTCGCCATTATAAGTAAATAA
- a CDS encoding zinc ribbon domain-containing protein, whose translation MKKFCQSCGMPLVMNGLDVRGTEKDTNKSDLYCQYCYENGAFIDPKITFEQMKEKGIATINEGDGSTASKAIMKLSYPIQLKQFDRWKNK comes from the coding sequence ATGAAGAAATTTTGCCAGAGTTGTGGTATGCCATTAGTAATGAATGGATTGGACGTCCGTGGCACAGAGAAAGATACGAATAAATCCGATCTATACTGCCAATACTGCTATGAAAATGGTGCTTTTATAGATCCAAAAATTACGTTTGAGCAAATGAAGGAAAAAGGTATCGCTACAATTAATGAAGGCGACGGGAGCACTGCGTCAAAAGCAATTATGAAACTAAGCTATCCGATTCAATTAAAACAATTTGATCGTTGGAAAAATAAATAA
- a CDS encoding VOC family protein, whose translation MATQPKMLFVNLPVDDLDKSVTFFTALGFEFNPQFTDQNATCMILNENTFIMLLVNSFFQNFTKKSIADAKTITEAIITISADSREEVDQIVEKALAAGGTTSNPKMDEGFMYSWSFQDINGHLWEVVYMDQ comes from the coding sequence ATGGCGACACAGCCAAAAATGCTTTTTGTCAATTTGCCAGTGGATGATCTTGATAAGTCGGTCACCTTTTTCACAGCCCTTGGTTTTGAATTTAACCCACAGTTTACGGATCAAAATGCGACATGTATGATATTGAATGAAAACACGTTCATTATGCTACTCGTCAATAGTTTTTTCCAAAATTTCACAAAAAAGAGTATTGCAGACGCAAAAACGATCACAGAAGCGATCATCACTATTTCGGCCGATAGTCGCGAGGAAGTGGATCAAATTGTAGAAAAAGCGCTCGCTGCTGGCGGAACAACGTCTAACCCGAAAATGGATGAAGGCTTTATGTATAGCTGGAGCTTCCAAGATATTAATGGGCATTTATGGGAAGTTGTGTACATGGACCAATAA
- a CDS encoding FusB/FusC family EF-G-binding protein, with the protein MQAFITNANYHFILKQAANAFYGAQNTNDEGVKNALRFSCIDKANGVFDILDSEQEKLIAEIFHIHSEEELAEFDQKLQPYLLPFPLVDDAVVKKLFPKVKKLKAPHLEKEDMERLVFLGWNDTGAQKKFIIAPHKGQLTGVQGNFTPSSKKGICAFCHQDERVGLFKADIKARGNTDNFRAIGQYVCADSLTCSANTKSTARLDAFIEELKS; encoded by the coding sequence ATGCAAGCTTTTATTACCAATGCTAATTATCACTTTATTCTTAAACAGGCGGCTAATGCTTTTTATGGCGCGCAAAATACCAATGACGAAGGTGTTAAGAACGCGCTTCGTTTCTCGTGTATAGACAAAGCTAATGGCGTTTTTGACATTCTAGATAGCGAACAGGAAAAACTTATTGCTGAGATATTTCACATTCATTCAGAGGAGGAGCTTGCAGAATTCGACCAGAAACTGCAACCCTATCTACTGCCCTTTCCACTCGTGGATGACGCCGTTGTGAAAAAATTATTTCCTAAAGTAAAAAAATTAAAGGCCCCTCACCTCGAAAAAGAGGACATGGAACGCTTGGTTTTTCTCGGTTGGAATGATACTGGCGCTCAGAAAAAATTCATCATCGCACCTCATAAAGGCCAGCTAACTGGTGTCCAAGGCAATTTTACGCCTTCCTCTAAAAAAGGAATTTGCGCTTTTTGCCATCAGGATGAGCGCGTTGGTTTGTTTAAAGCGGATATTAAAGCGCGAGGCAATACAGATAACTTCCGGGCGATTGGTCAATATGTATGTGCCGACAGCTTAACGTGTAGCGCCAATACGAAAAGCACCGCTCGTTTAGATGCTTTTATTGAAGAGTTAAAATCATAA
- a CDS encoding TetR/AcrR family transcriptional regulator translates to MNWKEQQKYDREQLILAQAESMLFQTKEGTLNMDELAVAVGISKGTLYNHFSNKEAIVTRIMERNAHNFLQMMRETMINVDDSLMKLKTLIRTIIRNPYFILVLQNKPDRNTDSELKQLFERIYEELAILFKHLQKQRILDPVYPTPFLVSYFIHLFDPDIFDFLLKEGVLEDQIVALTERFFFQGTQKEM, encoded by the coding sequence ATGAATTGGAAGGAACAGCAAAAGTACGACCGAGAACAACTTATACTTGCGCAAGCAGAAAGCATGTTGTTTCAAACAAAAGAAGGTACTCTAAATATGGATGAATTAGCTGTTGCGGTCGGTATTTCCAAAGGGACCCTTTACAATCATTTTTCCAATAAAGAGGCAATTGTTACTCGAATTATGGAACGCAATGCGCACAACTTTTTGCAGATGATGCGCGAGACAATGATTAATGTAGATGACAGCTTGATGAAGCTTAAAACACTTATTCGTACCATTATTCGGAACCCCTATTTTATATTAGTTTTGCAAAATAAGCCGGATAGAAATACTGACTCGGAATTGAAGCAACTTTTTGAGCGGATATACGAGGAATTGGCTATTCTTTTTAAACATTTGCAGAAACAACGAATACTCGATCCCGTCTACCCCACTCCTTTTTTAGTATCTTATTTTATTCATTTGTTCGACCCTGATATTTTTGATTTTTTATTGAAAGAAGGCGTTCTGGAAGATCAGATCGTGGCACTTACGGAGCGGTTCTTTTTTCAAGGAACACAAAAGGAGATGTAA
- a CDS encoding AzlC family ABC transporter permease → MGDQAGNITFQQGVKDCIPTLLGYISIGIAAGVAGVAADLSVLEVTLLAIFVYAGAAQFIICAMLLTNSTTLAIIVTTFIVNFRHFLLGATLAPLFQKDSMLKNIGISLLVTDESFGVASMKLAKREPIYSAWMNGLNITAYIVWIISCAVGGLIGKLIPNPAIFGLDFALTAMFVALFVFQLQSVPKSKLRHIMFLILYMLIFMIGLSFIVSMNVAVVLSTLIVATIGVVTDR, encoded by the coding sequence ATGGGAGATCAAGCTGGGAATATAACGTTTCAACAGGGCGTTAAAGATTGCATCCCGACACTTTTAGGATACATAAGTATAGGAATTGCCGCTGGAGTCGCAGGGGTTGCTGCTGATTTAAGTGTTTTGGAAGTAACGCTGCTGGCTATCTTCGTCTATGCTGGCGCTGCGCAGTTTATTATTTGTGCCATGTTACTTACAAACAGCACGACGCTCGCCATTATCGTGACGACATTCATTGTTAATTTTCGTCATTTCTTACTAGGAGCCACATTAGCGCCACTTTTCCAAAAAGATTCGATGCTCAAAAATATTGGGATTAGCTTGCTCGTTACAGATGAATCGTTTGGGGTCGCATCGATGAAATTAGCAAAAAGAGAACCGATTTACAGCGCATGGATGAACGGACTTAACATTACTGCCTACATTGTTTGGATCATTTCGTGCGCAGTAGGGGGCTTAATTGGCAAACTAATCCCTAATCCTGCTATCTTTGGACTCGATTTCGCACTCACCGCGATGTTTGTTGCCTTGTTTGTTTTTCAGTTACAAAGCGTCCCTAAATCAAAATTGCGCCACATTATGTTTTTGATCCTATACATGCTAATTTTCATGATAGGCCTTTCATTTATCGTATCAATGAACGTTGCGGTGGTTTTATCTACACTCATCGTTGCAACAATTGGGGTGGTGACAGATCGATGA
- a CDS encoding AzlD domain-containing protein codes for MSVSYAFILMLLGCSLVTAIPRMLPFLVMRNMNISEPILKWLSYIPICIFSALIIESFMTNGAGGFQIHWLELVAVIATLLISLLTRSLLWTVILGVAMMAILRLIL; via the coding sequence ATGAGTGTAAGCTACGCGTTTATTTTGATGTTACTAGGCTGTTCTCTTGTCACTGCAATTCCACGGATGCTACCATTTCTCGTTATGCGGAATATGAACATATCGGAGCCAATTTTAAAATGGTTAAGCTATATCCCGATCTGCATTTTTAGTGCACTGATTATTGAAAGTTTCATGACAAATGGGGCAGGCGGTTTCCAAATTCATTGGCTGGAACTCGTTGCGGTTATTGCGACGCTGTTGATCTCGCTACTAACTCGAAGTCTGCTGTGGACTGTTATTCTTGGAGTTGCGATGATGGCAATTTTGCGATTAATTCTGTAG